In Topomyia yanbarensis strain Yona2022 chromosome 2, ASM3024719v1, whole genome shotgun sequence, one DNA window encodes the following:
- the LOC131682762 gene encoding putative ammonium transporter 2, with translation MANSTAAPVITIDYMTINSTIHIPPQFDVTIADAGYIVVNSLILITMQTGFALVNAGTVSVKNSVNFMMKNTVDTAIGGFAFWLFGFGLAYGRSKYTNMFIGLGDFFLDAAPTDPLMGGVMTAFMYEISFSSSSTTIASGGMGERFNFRAYCFYAFFNSLIYAIAAGWEWRESGFLALLGVTDIAGGGPVHTLGGVCSFAAAVFLGPRIGRFDRSHQHPPMSNAVVAFLGLFILWWAWLAFNTASSYGLSRGRWGYTIRAAVMTMLGSMGGGVTACVFSLIDNKGKALPFQIMNGVLASLVSVTGGCYLFQSWSAVLTGSIATVFCLISMKLMDKFKIDDPLYACTVHGVGGIWGLIAIGLFAMDPVPQDTTGGRSGLFLGGGFSLLRSQLYAIAAMVIWGLLATWALLWIINLFVKVRVTPEEEMLGADFAEHDIDHARNALEELKPLWSREVELSDGMSYKLSKGIVSARDASSELYKGNINAVFSDGSISLEELRKNDQSSSNYGN, from the exons ATGGCAAACTCCACCGCTGCGCCTGTGATAACGATTGATTACATGACAATAAATTCCACGATTCACATTCCACCGCAATTCGATGTGACGATTGCGGATGCAGGATATATTGTAGTGAATTCGTTAATCCTCATCACAATGCAAACAGGATTCGCACTTGTGAACGCTGGAACAGTTAGTGTGAAAAACAGTGTTAATTTCATGATGAAGAATACAGTGGATACAGCTATCGGAGGATTCGCATTCTGGTtgtttggatttggattggctTACGGAAGGAGTAAATACACTAATATGTTTATTGGCCTTGGAGATTTCTTCCTGGATGCCGCTCCAACGGATCCTCTTATGGGTGGTGTGATGACTGCATTCATGTACGAGATATCATTTTCATCATCTTCAACCACGATTGCCAGTGGTGGAATGGGTGAACG ATTCAACTTCCGGGCTTACTGTTTCTACGCTTTCTTCAACTCGCTGATATACGCGATTGCTGCTGGATGGGAATGGCGCGAAAGTGGTTTTCTCGCTCTTCTAGGTGTTACCGATATTGCCGGAGGTGGCCCGGTTCATACGCTAGGAGGTgtttgttcatttgctgcagcGGTCTTCCTCGGGCCACGAATCGGTAGATTTGATCGAAGCCACCAGCATCCTCCCATGAGCAACGCAGTAGTTGCCTTCCTCGGTTTATTCATTCTGTGGTGGGCGTGGCTAGCATTCAATACTGCCAGCAGTTATGGACTTAGTCGAGGCCGATGGGGATACACGATTCGTGCGGCGGTTATGACAATGCTTGGATCTATGGGCGGTGGAGTGACTGCATGCGT GTTCTCTCTAATCGACAACAAAGGAAAGGCATTACCATTCCAGATAATGAATGGAGTGCTCGCTTCCTTGGTTTCTGTAACAGGCGGCTGTTATTTGTTTCAATCTTGGTCTGCGGTGCTCACCGGTTCCATTGCCACAGTTTTTTGCTTGATTAGTATGAAACTAATGGACAAATTTAAAATAGACGATCCTTTATATGCCTGCACTGTTCACGGAGTAGGGGGTATTTGGG GTCTTATCGCCATTGGATTGTTTGCAATGGATCCCGTGCCACAAGATACTACTGGCGGTAGATCTGGCCTATTTCTAGGTGGCGGATTCAGTTTGCTTAGGAGTCAGCTTTATGCAATAGCTGCTATGGTCATATGGGGACTGCTCGCTACTTGGGCTTTGCTATGGATAATTAACTTATTTGTGAAAGTCAGAGTTACCCCAGAAGAAGAGATGCTAGGGGCAGATTTTGCGGAACATGATATCGATCATGCAAGG AACGCACTTGAAGAATTGAAACCGCTATGGAGTAGAGAAGTTGAACTGAGTGATGGTATGAGCTACAAACTGTCAAAGGGGATTGTTAGTGCGAGAGATGCAAGTTCGGAATTGTACAAGGGTAACATTAATGCTGTTTTCAGCGACGGTAGTATATCGTTAGAGGAATTAAGGAAAAACGATCAGTCATCGAGTAATTACGGTAACTGA